Proteins encoded within one genomic window of Gloeobacter kilaueensis JS1:
- a CDS encoding heavy metal-binding domain-containing protein, whose amino-acid sequence MPFFWQRDSESDKQERQRREQEQQLSIEALKAGRLPVAAQRRLEEQRQSENFFSSDLSTGEHLLTREAGYEPLAQVMGSAFYKVGYRGYFSGGYGRTGEIEALSRAQIAARRLAIDRLLQEARLLAAHGVISVEVKAGSYDWSTGLVEFTALGTAIRLKDRPPTEHPFASDLSGQDFWQLHRRGWWPRDLAFGICSYYIYSDYQTRSILGNYWGSGWANREIAQYSDGFQKARHLAVERLTGDIRRARAQGVVGVRIDYEVEEIEYEVNDTPYRDLLVQFIALGTAIGPDEQPAAIKTAAPVLFYDLRRRECRDLSIDNIAE is encoded by the coding sequence ATGCCTTTTTTCTGGCAGCGCGACTCAGAAAGTGACAAACAGGAGCGCCAGCGACGCGAACAGGAGCAGCAGCTTAGTATCGAAGCGCTAAAAGCCGGGCGGTTGCCGGTGGCAGCCCAGCGACGGCTAGAGGAGCAGCGCCAGTCGGAGAATTTTTTTTCCTCCGACCTCAGTACCGGCGAGCACCTGCTCACCCGCGAGGCGGGCTACGAACCGCTCGCTCAGGTGATGGGCAGTGCCTTTTATAAAGTGGGCTACCGGGGCTACTTCAGCGGCGGCTACGGTAGGACGGGCGAAATCGAAGCCTTGAGCCGCGCTCAGATTGCCGCCCGTCGCCTCGCCATCGATCGCCTGCTGCAGGAGGCGCGCCTGCTCGCTGCCCACGGTGTGATTAGCGTCGAGGTCAAAGCCGGAAGCTACGACTGGTCTACGGGACTGGTCGAATTTACGGCCCTGGGCACGGCCATCCGCCTCAAGGACCGCCCTCCCACCGAACACCCTTTCGCAAGCGACCTGTCGGGCCAGGATTTCTGGCAGTTGCACCGGCGGGGCTGGTGGCCCCGCGATCTGGCCTTCGGCATCTGCTCGTACTACATCTATAGCGACTACCAGACCCGCTCGATTCTTGGCAACTACTGGGGCAGCGGTTGGGCGAACCGCGAGATTGCCCAGTACAGCGACGGCTTTCAAAAAGCCCGGCACCTGGCGGTAGAGCGCCTCACCGGCGACATCCGGCGCGCTCGCGCCCAGGGCGTAGTCGGCGTGCGCATCGACTACGAGGTCGAGGAGATCGAGTACGAAGTCAACGACACCCCCTACCGCGACCTGCTCGTTCAGTTTATTGCCCTCGGCACGGCGATCGGGCCGGACGAGCAACCGGCAGCGATCAAGACTGCCGCCCCGGTGCTCTTCTACGACCTGCGCCGCCGCGAGTGCCGGGATCTGAGCATCGACAACATTGCCGAGTAA
- a CDS encoding heavy metal-binding domain-containing protein — MSSDKQPPASDLPVHARERLTAMRGTAGHRTLFTSDLSVNEFLLVKEAGFDPVGMVVGSSIYHIGYQQGNWSKNQEMTVLTQAMYHARELAMTRMEEEADALGADGIIGVRLKVKHLDWSEHLAEFVAIGTAVAATEGSSNLRTVHGKPFTSDLSGQDFWTLLRAGYRPVGMVMGNCVYHVAHQSFGQWFNTMGQNVEMTNFTQALYDARELAMERMQAEATHLQAEGIVGVDIREGSYGWSSHVIEFFTVGTAVIAIRADHHIPTPQLVLTVND, encoded by the coding sequence ATGTCCAGCGACAAACAGCCCCCCGCCTCCGACCTGCCGGTTCATGCCCGCGAGCGCCTCACGGCGATGCGGGGCACGGCGGGCCACCGCACCCTCTTTACCAGCGATCTGTCGGTCAACGAATTTTTGCTCGTCAAAGAAGCAGGCTTCGACCCGGTCGGTATGGTCGTCGGCAGCTCGATTTACCACATCGGCTACCAGCAGGGCAACTGGAGCAAAAACCAGGAAATGACCGTTCTCACCCAGGCGATGTACCACGCCCGCGAGCTAGCGATGACCCGCATGGAGGAGGAGGCCGATGCGCTCGGAGCCGATGGAATCATCGGCGTGCGGCTCAAAGTCAAGCACCTCGACTGGTCGGAGCATCTGGCCGAATTTGTCGCCATCGGCACCGCTGTCGCGGCAACCGAAGGATCAAGCAATCTGCGCACTGTCCACGGCAAACCCTTTACAAGCGACCTCTCGGGTCAGGATTTCTGGACGCTGCTCAGGGCGGGCTACCGCCCGGTGGGCATGGTGATGGGCAACTGCGTCTACCACGTCGCTCACCAGAGCTTTGGCCAGTGGTTCAACACGATGGGCCAGAACGTCGAGATGACTAACTTTACCCAGGCGCTCTACGACGCGCGGGAGCTCGCGATGGAGCGGATGCAGGCCGAGGCGACCCACCTGCAGGCCGAAGGGATCGTGGGCGTCGATATTCGCGAGGGCAGCTACGGCTGGAGCAGCCACGTCATCGAATTTTTTACCGTCGGCACAGCTGTGATCGCCATCCGCGCCGATCACCACATCCCGACGCCGCAACTGGTGCTCACCGTCAACGACTGA
- the dapB gene encoding 4-hydroxy-tetrahydrodipicolinate reductase, protein MAIPVLVVGCAGKMGREVIKAVHAAPDMYVIGAVDRSHLDADAGEVAGIGPIDVPITDNLEVSCAMVAQERSPGVMVDFTHPRGLYDRVRTAIAYGVRPVIGTTGIAPEQLADLAEFADKASTGCVVAPNFAIGMILLQQACLRAAEYFDHLEIIELHHDEKADAPSGTALATAQLIASTGKAFNPAKVEETELIAGARGGLVPGNIRIHSLRLPGLLAHQEVIFGGTGQSFSLRHDTTDRSAYMPGVLLAIRKVLGLKSLVYGLEKIL, encoded by the coding sequence ATGGCGATTCCGGTGCTGGTGGTCGGCTGCGCCGGCAAGATGGGCCGGGAGGTGATCAAGGCGGTTCACGCCGCCCCCGACATGTACGTGATCGGGGCGGTGGATCGCAGTCACCTCGACGCCGACGCCGGGGAGGTGGCGGGCATCGGTCCCATCGATGTGCCGATTACGGATAACCTCGAAGTCAGTTGCGCGATGGTCGCCCAGGAGCGCTCGCCGGGGGTGATGGTTGATTTTACCCATCCTCGCGGCCTGTACGACCGAGTGCGGACGGCGATCGCCTACGGTGTGCGTCCAGTCATCGGCACCACCGGCATTGCCCCTGAGCAACTGGCGGATCTGGCGGAATTTGCCGACAAGGCGAGCACCGGCTGCGTCGTCGCCCCCAATTTTGCCATCGGTATGATCCTGTTGCAGCAAGCCTGTTTGCGGGCCGCCGAATACTTCGATCATCTCGAAATTATCGAGCTGCACCACGACGAGAAGGCGGACGCTCCGAGCGGCACCGCCCTTGCCACTGCCCAGCTCATCGCCAGCACCGGCAAAGCGTTCAACCCGGCCAAAGTAGAGGAGACAGAACTCATCGCGGGAGCGCGGGGCGGCCTCGTCCCCGGCAACATCCGCATCCACTCGCTGCGCCTGCCGGGCCTGCTCGCCCACCAGGAAGTGATCTTCGGCGGCACGGGCCAGAGTTTCAGCCTGCGCCACGACACCACCGATCGCTCCGCCTACATGCCGGGCGTCCTGCTCGCGATTCGTAAGGTGCTGGGCTTAAAAAGCCTCGTCTACGGCCTTGAAAAAATTCTCTAA
- a CDS encoding GNAT family N-acetyltransferase yields the protein MTNVSFEYGVVQAGQFDQLGQLVTQCFNFAPEHWPVFGERIGQANHRIVQVGTQIVGGLGIYRLGQYFGGCSVPMAGLAAVGVAPEWRGSGAASVLLAGTLRELHAEGMPLSALYPATQRVYRKAGYEQAGLACRWSAPAHSLDLGERQLAVEPIEAHFEPLLAELYHQFAHRQPGLLDRSRAIWERIFDPGSDRARLFAYRIGPLSAPEGYVIFCQQATERGYDLGVRDFVALTPQAQRRLWTFLADHRSLAEQVFWDGPPVEAAALLFEEQHCRLQAERWMLRIVDLGAALNLRGYAPSLEAELHIEVTDNLLTENTGRFVLSVFGGRAEVTPGGRGDCRLDIRALAPLYSGLFSAGQLAALGLVDAPPKAIETAERLFAGPVPWMNDHF from the coding sequence GTGACAAACGTTTCATTCGAGTACGGTGTAGTCCAGGCGGGGCAGTTCGACCAGTTGGGCCAACTGGTGACCCAGTGCTTTAATTTCGCGCCCGAGCACTGGCCTGTTTTTGGGGAACGCATCGGACAGGCCAACCACCGCATCGTCCAGGTCGGTACACAAATTGTCGGCGGGCTGGGTATCTACCGGCTGGGCCAGTACTTTGGCGGCTGCAGTGTACCGATGGCGGGCCTGGCAGCGGTGGGCGTCGCTCCCGAGTGGCGCGGCAGCGGTGCTGCCTCGGTGCTGCTCGCCGGTACTTTAAGAGAACTGCACGCTGAGGGGATGCCGCTCTCGGCGCTCTATCCTGCCACCCAGCGGGTCTATCGCAAGGCGGGCTACGAGCAGGCGGGCCTCGCCTGCCGCTGGTCCGCTCCGGCCCACAGTTTAGATCTAGGTGAGCGGCAGCTGGCCGTCGAGCCTATCGAGGCGCACTTCGAGCCGCTGCTGGCCGAGCTGTACCACCAGTTTGCCCACCGGCAGCCGGGTCTACTGGACCGCAGCCGGGCGATCTGGGAGCGAATTTTCGATCCGGGTTCTGATAGAGCGCGCCTCTTTGCCTACCGGATCGGGCCGCTGTCTGCTCCAGAGGGCTACGTCATCTTTTGTCAGCAGGCCACCGAGCGGGGCTACGACCTTGGGGTGCGCGACTTCGTCGCCCTCACCCCCCAGGCGCAGCGGCGGCTGTGGACATTTTTGGCCGATCACCGCTCGCTGGCCGAGCAGGTGTTCTGGGACGGCCCGCCCGTCGAAGCCGCCGCCTTACTTTTTGAGGAGCAGCATTGCCGCCTGCAGGCCGAGCGCTGGATGCTGCGCATCGTCGATCTAGGCGCTGCCCTCAATCTGCGCGGCTACGCCCCCTCCCTCGAAGCCGAATTGCACATCGAGGTGACGGACAACCTGCTTACGGAGAACACCGGTCGCTTTGTGCTCTCGGTCTTTGGAGGCCGGGCCGAGGTCACCCCCGGCGGTCGAGGCGACTGCAGACTCGACATTCGCGCCCTCGCCCCGCTCTACAGCGGTCTATTCAGCGCTGGCCAACTCGCAGCGCTCGGGTTGGTCGATGCCCCACCCAAGGCGATCGAGACTGCCGAACGCCTTTTTGCCGGACCGGTTCCCTGGATGAACGATCACTTTTAG
- a CDS encoding tetratricopeptide repeat protein: protein MFTTRPATFALAFALWLAVPVGAQEATSAGLQQAEVAFRRADYAAVAQNCPRLLARDPVAVSTLLLCAEAQLRLGARAEALMGVNQAIRQAPTDAQAYLLRAEVRAAAGDRAAAQADYRQVLLLGGTDAVNLRAQGLAEFALGNSAAALAALDRSLALDCTQERAFLQRGLLRLQNQDQEGARSDFEQVIALAPDFVQAHVQLGKLALLQGDNAAAIASFDRAIAIHPTGIAYANRALAYLRLKQYAQAVSDFDRAIALGGAQPAFLYLNRGVARGELKDYAAALADLGEAIRLDPDNAAAWASRGRLYNRMNHYRSALADFDRQVKLQPERPEAYLERAEVRLQLGDLAAALADFDRSIQIDPRLGRAYYQRALLYSQRRTFRRAIADFDRALAHGYDSPRLYLNRGLAYAHLSDKGAALADWQKAAALFNSGDNQADYRRVLDLIDRLRRQSDPVA from the coding sequence ATGTTTACCACTCGCCCCGCCACTTTCGCCCTTGCCTTCGCCCTCTGGCTAGCTGTGCCTGTAGGGGCGCAGGAGGCTACCTCAGCGGGGCTGCAGCAGGCGGAAGTCGCCTTCCGGCGGGCCGATTACGCTGCCGTTGCCCAGAACTGCCCGCGCCTGCTCGCCCGCGACCCGGTTGCGGTATCTACTTTATTACTGTGCGCCGAGGCCCAGCTGCGCCTAGGAGCGCGCGCCGAAGCCCTGATGGGTGTCAACCAGGCGATCCGGCAGGCACCGACCGACGCCCAGGCGTATCTGTTGCGCGCCGAAGTTCGCGCTGCTGCCGGCGACAGGGCCGCTGCCCAGGCGGACTACCGGCAGGTGCTGCTTTTGGGCGGCACGGACGCCGTGAACCTGCGGGCGCAGGGGCTGGCCGAATTTGCCCTGGGCAACAGCGCCGCTGCCCTCGCCGCCCTCGATCGATCGCTTGCCCTCGATTGCACCCAGGAGCGCGCCTTCTTGCAGCGGGGATTGTTGCGCCTGCAAAACCAGGATCAAGAAGGTGCCCGTAGCGACTTCGAGCAGGTAATCGCTCTGGCACCGGACTTTGTGCAGGCCCACGTGCAACTGGGCAAGCTGGCCCTCCTGCAGGGCGACAATGCGGCTGCGATCGCAAGTTTCGATCGGGCGATCGCCATCCATCCCACCGGCATCGCCTACGCGAACCGTGCCCTCGCTTACCTGCGCCTCAAGCAGTACGCGCAGGCGGTGAGCGACTTCGACCGGGCGATCGCTCTGGGTGGGGCGCAGCCGGCCTTTCTCTACCTCAACCGGGGCGTGGCCAGGGGTGAATTGAAAGACTATGCGGCTGCCCTCGCGGATCTGGGCGAAGCGATTCGCCTCGACCCGGACAACGCCGCCGCCTGGGCCAGCCGGGGCCGCCTGTACAACCGGATGAATCATTACCGCTCCGCCCTTGCTGACTTTGACCGGCAGGTGAAGTTGCAGCCCGAGCGACCGGAGGCGTACCTCGAGCGCGCCGAGGTGCGGTTGCAACTGGGCGATCTCGCCGCTGCCCTCGCCGACTTCGATCGGAGCATCCAGATCGATCCCAGGCTGGGCAGAGCCTACTACCAGCGCGCCCTGCTCTACTCGCAGCGGCGCACCTTTCGTCGGGCAATCGCCGATTTTGACCGGGCTCTTGCCCACGGCTACGACAGCCCCCGGCTCTACCTCAATCGCGGCCTCGCCTACGCCCACCTGAGCGACAAGGGTGCAGCCCTCGCGGACTGGCAGAAGGCAGCCGCCCTTTTTAACAGCGGCGACAATCAGGCAGATTATCGCCGCGTCCTCGATCTGATCGACCGCCTGCGCCGTCAGTCGGACCCGGTGGCATAA
- a CDS encoding DUF885 domain-containing protein, giving the protein MGKSGWLACLVGLAVAFKTSGALQAAPRAYPDLVNDYFDAYFAANPSAGTYAGFHQYDNQLEDVSLAGRTRWMAKLHGFLRDFEAIDPATLSPSERDDRELVMANIQAILLELEKIQMWRHNPDTYPSGATGSIFTLVKRNFAPPADRLRSVIAREERIPAALAIGAALIKNPPRIYTEIALQQLAGNIGFFETTVPEAFTSIKDPTLLARFRRSNAKVIAALQKYGQVLKSQLLPRSQGTFAIGPENYRQKLLYEEMVDIPLDRLLAIGYEQLRKDQQALIETAKRIDPAKTPRQVQAIVESDHPSAAQLLPSAQKQLDGLRQFLIDHQIITVPGDVQAQVEETPPFLRALTFASMDTPGPYETKATEAYYNITLPDPKWPAKKQEEYLRGYNYPLLNNVSVHEVWPGHYTQFLWLKNTPDLSKVRKLITAGSNSEGWAHYSEQMMLDEGLGNGDPKLRFAQLVDALLRDCRYIVGIQMHTKGMSLAQGVEFFVKEGYQPRVNAEIEARRGTADPTYLVYTLGKLEIFKLRDDYKKKLGDQFSLRDFHDRFVKAGAPPIKLLRRELLGDDSPTL; this is encoded by the coding sequence ATGGGCAAAAGCGGTTGGTTGGCTTGTCTGGTGGGACTGGCGGTGGCTTTTAAGACGAGCGGAGCGCTGCAGGCAGCTCCCCGGGCCTACCCGGATCTAGTGAACGACTACTTCGACGCCTACTTTGCCGCCAATCCCTCCGCCGGTACCTACGCCGGTTTTCACCAGTACGACAACCAGCTCGAAGACGTTTCGCTTGCAGGCCGCACCCGCTGGATGGCGAAGCTCCACGGTTTTTTGCGCGACTTTGAGGCGATCGACCCGGCTACCTTGAGCCCGAGCGAGCGCGACGACCGCGAACTGGTGATGGCCAACATCCAGGCCATCTTGCTCGAACTGGAGAAGATTCAGATGTGGCGGCACAACCCGGACACCTACCCGAGCGGTGCCACCGGCAGCATCTTTACCCTGGTCAAGCGCAACTTTGCTCCGCCCGCCGACCGGTTGCGCTCGGTGATCGCCCGCGAGGAACGGATTCCCGCTGCCCTTGCCATCGGTGCGGCGCTGATCAAAAATCCGCCGCGCATCTACACCGAGATCGCCCTGCAGCAACTGGCGGGCAACATCGGCTTTTTTGAGACCACCGTGCCCGAAGCCTTCACTTCGATCAAAGACCCGACTCTGCTGGCGCGCTTTCGCCGCAGCAACGCAAAAGTAATCGCCGCCTTGCAAAAGTACGGTCAGGTTCTCAAATCCCAGTTGTTGCCTCGCTCCCAGGGCACCTTCGCCATCGGCCCCGAAAACTACCGGCAGAAGCTCCTGTACGAGGAGATGGTCGATATTCCCCTCGACCGGCTACTGGCCATCGGCTACGAGCAGTTGCGCAAGGACCAGCAGGCGCTCATCGAGACGGCAAAGCGCATCGACCCGGCCAAAACGCCGCGCCAGGTGCAGGCGATCGTCGAGAGCGATCATCCGAGTGCCGCCCAGCTTTTGCCCTCTGCCCAGAAGCAACTCGACGGCCTGCGCCAGTTTCTCATCGACCACCAGATCATCACCGTCCCCGGCGACGTCCAGGCTCAGGTCGAGGAGACGCCGCCTTTTTTGCGCGCCCTCACCTTCGCCTCGATGGACACCCCCGGCCCCTACGAGACGAAGGCGACCGAGGCTTACTACAACATCACCCTCCCCGATCCGAAGTGGCCCGCCAAAAAACAGGAGGAGTACCTGCGCGGCTACAACTACCCGCTTCTCAACAACGTCTCGGTCCACGAAGTCTGGCCCGGCCACTACACCCAGTTTCTCTGGCTCAAAAACACTCCAGACCTCTCGAAGGTGCGCAAGCTCATCACCGCCGGTTCCAACTCCGAGGGCTGGGCGCACTACAGCGAGCAGATGATGCTCGACGAAGGACTGGGCAACGGCGATCCGAAGTTGCGCTTTGCCCAACTGGTAGACGCCCTGCTGCGCGACTGCCGCTATATCGTCGGCATCCAGATGCACACGAAGGGGATGAGCCTGGCCCAGGGCGTCGAATTTTTCGTCAAAGAAGGCTACCAGCCTCGCGTCAACGCCGAGATCGAGGCCAGGCGCGGCACCGCCGATCCGACCTACCTGGTCTATACCCTGGGCAAGCTCGAAATCTTCAAACTGCGCGACGACTACAAAAAGAAATTGGGCGATCAGTTCTCCCTGCGCGACTTCCACGATCGCTTCGTCAAAGCCGGTGCCCCGCCCATCAAGCTCCTGCGGCGCGAACTGTTGGGCGACGACAGCCCGACCCTTTAA
- the hisIE gene encoding bifunctional phosphoribosyl-AMP cyclohydrolase/phosphoribosyl-ATP diphosphatase HisIE translates to MDSYSGESAVTPVLEAARFDRDGLIPAVVQDVLDGTVLMVAWMNREALQRTLERGETWFWSRSRQELWHKGATSGHLQKVRDLRYDCDSDVLLVTVEQQGDIACHLGERSCFHRDEFGSYSLPPADTLSQVFRVIEERKAHPSPDSYTSRLLEKGSNAILKKLGEETAEVVMAAKDGERVAEEVADLWYHTLVLLAHANVDILDVYRVLQQRRR, encoded by the coding sequence CTGGATTCGTACTCAGGAGAATCTGCTGTGACCCCGGTTCTAGAAGCCGCCCGCTTCGACCGCGACGGCCTCATCCCTGCCGTCGTGCAGGATGTTCTCGACGGCACCGTTCTCATGGTGGCCTGGATGAACCGCGAAGCCCTCCAAAGAACCCTCGAACGCGGTGAAACCTGGTTTTGGAGCCGTTCGCGTCAGGAACTCTGGCACAAGGGGGCGACCTCCGGGCACTTGCAAAAAGTGCGCGACCTCCGCTACGACTGCGACAGCGACGTGTTGCTTGTCACCGTCGAGCAACAGGGGGACATCGCCTGCCACCTGGGAGAGCGCAGCTGTTTTCACCGCGACGAATTCGGAAGCTACAGCCTGCCCCCCGCCGACACCCTCTCCCAGGTCTTCCGGGTAATCGAGGAGCGCAAGGCCCACCCCAGCCCCGACTCCTACACCAGTCGCCTGCTCGAAAAAGGCTCCAACGCCATTCTCAAAAAGCTGGGCGAAGAAACCGCCGAAGTGGTGATGGCCGCCAAGGACGGCGAACGGGTAGCAGAAGAAGTCGCGGACCTCTGGTACCACACCCTTGTGCTCCTCGCCCACGCCAACGTCGATATTCTCGACGTGTACCGGGTACTCCAGCAGCGGCGACGGTAG
- a CDS encoding tetratricopeptide repeat protein, whose translation MKSKAALTSVTIILVSCFFSPAGSVSAKVLQSEDYQKIRLGGSKAGYAANYDPFAQTPPSDRIEKAVQDLLEAANDHLVNGNKIKAVEEYTEAIKLDPTNYVSYYNRCFARNAIGEQDGALEDCNQALRLNSSCSYAYYIRGIIYIARKNKWAALDDLEHAATLFKSEGNYQYEAAARKRMKEAACPLCP comes from the coding sequence ATGAAAAGCAAAGCAGCGCTGACTTCGGTGACGATTATTCTAGTGAGCTGCTTTTTTAGCCCCGCCGGATCGGTCAGCGCTAAAGTTCTCCAATCTGAGGATTACCAGAAGATCCGGCTTGGGGGTTCAAAAGCGGGCTATGCAGCGAACTACGACCCATTCGCACAAACTCCACCATCGGACAGGATTGAAAAAGCCGTTCAGGATCTACTGGAGGCTGCGAACGATCATCTTGTCAACGGCAACAAGATCAAAGCCGTTGAAGAGTACACTGAAGCGATAAAACTCGATCCGACTAACTACGTCTCCTACTACAATCGCTGCTTCGCTCGTAATGCAATCGGTGAACAGGACGGAGCTTTAGAAGACTGCAATCAGGCTCTAAGGTTAAATTCTAGCTGTTCCTACGCTTACTACATTCGAGGCATTATCTATATTGCTCGAAAAAACAAGTGGGCAGCCCTTGACGACCTGGAGCACGCTGCTACGCTTTTTAAGTCCGAGGGTAACTACCAGTACGAAGCAGCAGCAAGAAAGCGGATGAAGGAGGCAGCTTGTCCTCTGTGTCCGTAG
- a CDS encoding SAM hydrolase/SAM-dependent halogenase family protein, which translates to MLVHLIADYGTGDPAFSEVAQRLGFYLGNAQILPLSVPPFATLATGFWVAQLGLNPAPADLLIYHNCAPRKDDVQPRQDNEGEGLVYALLPGGVRTVGVNAGYTLSFIKDSALSLRWVNVARAGSQFRSRDIFPQAAAKIAAGDEALLGAELDRDRLPAVPAERIAWVDGFGNLKTTIDQSQLQREVGTKLIIRVGDVVSDAVYSDGSFKVPEGTLAFAPGSSGWQKPDGTGVRWMELFLRGGSAWQRFGRPRPEERVTILG; encoded by the coding sequence ATGCTCGTTCATCTGATCGCCGACTACGGCACGGGCGATCCAGCCTTCTCGGAGGTGGCCCAGCGCCTGGGCTTCTATTTGGGCAATGCCCAGATTCTGCCTTTGTCGGTGCCGCCTTTTGCCACCCTCGCCACCGGCTTCTGGGTGGCCCAACTGGGGCTGAACCCGGCTCCTGCTGACCTGCTTATCTACCACAACTGTGCTCCGCGCAAGGACGACGTGCAGCCGCGCCAGGACAACGAAGGCGAAGGACTGGTCTACGCGCTATTGCCCGGCGGCGTGCGCACCGTGGGCGTCAACGCTGGTTACACCCTCTCGTTTATTAAAGACAGCGCCCTCTCGTTGCGCTGGGTGAACGTGGCGCGGGCCGGTTCGCAGTTTCGCTCGCGGGATATCTTTCCGCAGGCAGCAGCGAAGATCGCCGCCGGAGACGAAGCACTCTTAGGAGCCGAACTCGATCGCGACCGCCTGCCCGCTGTGCCGGCGGAGCGCATCGCCTGGGTAGACGGCTTCGGCAACCTCAAGACGACGATCGATCAATCGCAGTTGCAGCGGGAAGTGGGCACCAAGCTCATAATCCGGGTCGGGGATGTGGTGAGCGATGCAGTTTATTCTGACGGCAGCTTCAAAGTCCCCGAGGGCACCCTGGCCTTTGCACCGGGCAGTTCCGGCTGGCAAAAGCCCGACGGCACCGGGGTGCGGTGGATGGAGTTATTTTTGCGCGGCGGCAGCGCCTGGCAGCGCTTCGGACGACCCCGCCCCGAAGAGCGGGTGACGATCCTGGGTTAA